GACCACCGTGACCTCCGTGTGGGCCTCGTCGGCTACGGCCTGGCGGGCTCCGTATTCCACGCCCCTCTGATCGCCGCCACCGAGGGCCTGGTCCTCGACACGGTCGTCACGTCGAACCCGGAGCGTCAGGAGCAGGCACGCGCCGAGTTCCCCGACGTCCGCTTCGTCGACTCCGCCGACGACCTGTGGCAGCACGCGGACGAGCTCGACCTGATCGTCATCGCGTCCCCGAACAAGACGCACATCCCCGTCGCGACGGCCGCCCTCAAGGCCGGCCTCCCGGTGGTCGTGGACAAGCCGATCGCCGGCACGGCGGCCGAGGCCCGCGACCTGGCGGCCCTCGCCGAGGAGAAGGGCCTGCTCCTCTCCGTCTTCCAGAACCGCCGCTGGGACAACGACTTCCTCACCCTCCGGGCCCTGATCGCCGACGGCGAGCTCGGCGAGATCCAGCGCTTCGAGTCGCGCTTCGAGCGCTGGCGTCCGCAGCCCAAGGGCGGCTGGCGCGAGTCGGGCGACCCGAGCGAGATCGGCGGACTGCTGTACGACCTCGGCAGCCACGTCGTCGACCAGGCGCTGGTGCTCTTCGGCCCGGCGGTGAGCGTGTACGCCGAGTCGGACGTACGCCGCCCCGGCGCGTACGCGGACGACGACACGTTCATCGCGATCACGCACGCCGGCGGGGTCCGCTCGCACCTCTATGTCTCGGCGACGACGGCCCAACTGGGCCCGCGCTTCCGGGTGCTGGGCTCTTCGGCGGGTTACGTGAAGTACGGCCTCGACCCCCAGGAGGCCGCCCTGCGCGACGGCAAGCGCCCGGCCGCGGCCGGCGGCTGGGGCGAGGAGCCCGAGTCGCTCTGGGGCCGGGTCGGCTCCGGCGAGTCCCCGCTGACGGGCGGCGGCCGCCCGGTCCGGACGCTGCCCGGCGACTACCCGGCGTACTACGCGGGGATCGCCGAGTCGCTCCGTACGGGTGCGAAGCCCCCGGTCACCGCGGAGGAGGCGGCGTCCGCGCTGGACGTACTAGAAGCGGCGCGTCGCAGCGCCGCCGAGGGAATCACGGTGCAGCTGTGACGACGACCCCGCCGACGGTGGCCGAGCTGGAGGCGCAGCAGCTGCGTCTGACGCTGCCCCGTTTCACGTACGAGGACGCCTGGACGCTCGGCACGCTCCTGACCGATCTGGCCAGGGAACGCAAGGCCCCGGTGG
The sequence above is drawn from the Streptomyces sp. NBC_01465 genome and encodes:
- a CDS encoding Gfo/Idh/MocA family oxidoreductase → MTAPHDHRDLRVGLVGYGLAGSVFHAPLIAATEGLVLDTVVTSNPERQEQARAEFPDVRFVDSADDLWQHADELDLIVIASPNKTHIPVATAALKAGLPVVVDKPIAGTAAEARDLAALAEEKGLLLSVFQNRRWDNDFLTLRALIADGELGEIQRFESRFERWRPQPKGGWRESGDPSEIGGLLYDLGSHVVDQALVLFGPAVSVYAESDVRRPGAYADDDTFIAITHAGGVRSHLYVSATTAQLGPRFRVLGSSAGYVKYGLDPQEAALRDGKRPAAAGGWGEEPESLWGRVGSGESPLTGGGRPVRTLPGDYPAYYAGIAESLRTGAKPPVTAEEAASALDVLEAARRSAAEGITVQL